TTCCTGATAATGTTGTTATTGCTGGGAACCCAGCTTGTATTGTGAAGCACATTGATGGGAGTGATGCCACATGAGTATTGCTAAGGAAACCATTTTTGCAAAAATAGAAAAAGAGCTAAAGCTAGCAAAAGTAGCAGAAACACAAAATGAACAAAATAACCATTTGCATGCTATGGAAGTGTTACTCGACTTGATGTTGCAGCCAGAAAACATGAAAGAGTCACAAAAAATAGGGGATTCAGCGGTACAGGCGCAAGAAAAGCCATTGTTAGTCAATCAAGGACAAAAATTAATCATGGAAGATGGCGCAAATGGAGACTCGTTATTTGAATTTTAAGGGGAATGGTCATTTATGAAAAAAGTGTTGACAATAGGTGGTATCTTTGGGCTTTTAGCAGTGTTGTTAGGAGCATTTGGGTCTCATGGGTTAAAAAGTGTATTAGGAAGTAGTGTAGGTGTTTGGGAAACAGCGGTGCATTATCAAATGTTTCATGCTATTGTTTTGCTTGTCACCGGAATATTATTAGCTTTGACGAAAAGTAAACTATATTTAGCTGCAGCATGGTTTTTTTCGATTGGAATTATCCTTTTTTCTGGAAGTTTATATTTACTTAGCACTTTGAAAATAACGATGTTAGGGCCAGTAACCCCATTTGGAGGAGTAGCCTTTATTGCTGGCTGGTTATGTTTTATTATCGGTACACTGAAACAAAATAATTTTTTCCAAAAATATTAATTGTTGATTGTAACATGCAAGGTACTGGTGTTAAAGAATTTATGTCGTAGTATTTCAGTTTTTATTAATATTTGTCATTAAACTTTAATAAAAAAATTGTTTTATTGGGTTTCTTTTTATTTTTGACGGGTAATATATGAACATAAGCAACGACAATCTTATTACTTTTTCTCCCTTTTTAGTAAGAGATTGTCCTTTCTTACCTTAAACTCCCTTTTTAGGTGCTGAAACACGTTAATTGTAGTGTTTTCAGCACCTTTTTTTGTTTATTTTTGAGGTTGCCCCTCGCAGTTACCCCTCGCTTAGCTTATAAGTCTTTTATTTTTTTATATTCTTCATAGATATTTATGGTGTTTTTTCTCATAATTTCATCTGCGTGAGTATAAACTTTTGTAATTTTAGAGCCTTTTACGTGTCCTATTCGTTGTTGGATAGCTACCTCGATAATATAGCATGTTTTGTGTCTACTTTATTAGTATACATCCAATAACGTACTACATGAAGAAGGCGGTTATTATAGTGTGCTATTAGGTTTATTGCTATTTACAATCGGAATTATATAGTTAATTGTTACCGGTACCTTATCTTTTTATAGAAGAAGAAAGATGAGTAAGAGATAGGTTAATTTTAAATAGTGAAACACTTGTCCAATCTAAGAAAAAAGCTGATCTAAGTTAGGCATGAATTTTCCTAAAAAAGAGTCTGGATTATCAACTATCCAGACTCTTTTATAAATTTTCAGCTCTTTTACTTAAGCTTAACTATTTTTTTATCAACAACTTTTACATTTTTAGAATCTGTAATATCTGTGACAGTAACAATAAAATCCGTGCCTGTTTGATAGGAATATTCACCTTCACCATCGAATGCTATTTTAGATTCGAGATTACCCTGGAGATATTTCAAAAATGCATCCATCAAACTAGTAGCATTTGTTTCAACTTTTAAATCTTTAAAATTGGAAGGTGTAATGAAGTAATCCATAACGTATGGGGATGTTATGACAATGTCTTTTTGGGTAGGAATCCCGTGGCTGTCATAATGAACACCTTGTAATGTATTTGTAAAATTAGGATTATTTTTTGTCGTAACCGCTTTTAATGCTACTTTTCCATAATAAGGCACCTTTCTTAAGTCAGCACGTA
This DNA window, taken from Listeria sp. PSOL-1, encodes the following:
- a CDS encoding YwdI family protein, whose protein sequence is MSIAKETIFAKIEKELKLAKVAETQNEQNNHLHAMEVLLDLMLQPENMKESQKIGDSAVQAQEKPLLVNQGQKLIMEDGANGDSLFEF
- a CDS encoding DUF423 domain-containing protein: MKKVLTIGGIFGLLAVLLGAFGSHGLKSVLGSSVGVWETAVHYQMFHAIVLLVTGILLALTKSKLYLAAAWFFSIGIILFSGSLYLLSTLKITMLGPVTPFGGVAFIAGWLCFIIGTLKQNNFFQKY